In Paraburkholderia terrae, a genomic segment contains:
- a CDS encoding CoA-acylating methylmalonate-semialdehyde dehydrogenase produces the protein MSEADKSAVRELSHFIDGRRAAGAGQRFGEVFDPAQGRVTARVPVATSAEVEAAVAAAKAAFPAWSETAPLKRARLMFKFKELLEAHADELAELITRDHGKLFEDAKGEVVRGIEIVEFACGIPQLLKTDFTDSVSGGIDNWNLRQPIGVAAGVTPFNFPMVVPCWMFVMAAACGNTFILKPSERTPSASIRLAELFIEAGFPKGVFNVVHGDKTVVDALIAHPDVVAMSVVGSTPVAEYIYSESAKRGKRVQALGSAKNHLVVMPDANLDQAVDALISSAYGSAGERCMATSVAVAVGSIGDELIERLAPRVRSLKIGGGMEPDLDMGPLISAAHRNKVTGYIEAGVAAGARLVVDGRGHTVPGHEEGFFLGGSLFDDVKPGMSIYREEIFGPVLSVVRVPDLASAIALVNAHELGNCVSLFTSDGAAARAFSRQIQIGMVGINIPSPVPPAWHSFGGWKRSLFGDHHAYGEEAVRFYTHYKSVMQRWPDSIATGAEFTMPTAK, from the coding sequence ATGAGCGAAGCAGATAAAAGCGCTGTGCGTGAGTTGAGTCATTTCATCGACGGTCGGCGCGCCGCTGGTGCGGGCCAGCGGTTTGGCGAGGTATTCGATCCGGCGCAAGGCCGGGTGACGGCCCGTGTGCCGGTCGCAACATCCGCTGAAGTCGAAGCCGCCGTCGCCGCCGCGAAAGCCGCGTTTCCGGCATGGAGCGAAACCGCGCCGCTCAAACGCGCCCGTTTGATGTTCAAGTTCAAGGAACTGCTTGAGGCACACGCGGACGAACTCGCCGAACTCATCACGCGCGACCACGGCAAACTGTTTGAGGACGCAAAGGGCGAAGTGGTGCGCGGCATCGAAATCGTCGAATTCGCGTGTGGCATTCCGCAGTTGCTCAAGACAGACTTCACTGATTCCGTCAGCGGCGGCATCGACAACTGGAATCTGCGTCAGCCCATCGGCGTGGCCGCTGGCGTCACGCCGTTCAATTTTCCGATGGTGGTGCCCTGCTGGATGTTTGTGATGGCGGCCGCGTGCGGCAACACGTTCATTCTTAAACCTTCGGAGCGCACGCCGTCAGCGTCGATCCGGCTTGCCGAGTTGTTCATCGAGGCGGGCTTTCCCAAAGGCGTGTTCAATGTCGTGCATGGCGACAAGACCGTCGTCGATGCGCTGATCGCACATCCCGATGTGGTCGCGATGTCCGTCGTTGGCTCGACACCCGTCGCTGAATACATCTACAGCGAAAGCGCAAAGCGCGGCAAGCGCGTGCAGGCGCTGGGCAGTGCGAAAAACCATCTGGTCGTGATGCCCGATGCCAATCTCGATCAAGCGGTCGATGCACTGATCTCGTCGGCATATGGTTCGGCGGGCGAGCGCTGCATGGCAACGTCCGTCGCGGTGGCAGTGGGCAGTATCGGCGATGAACTGATCGAGCGGCTCGCGCCGCGCGTGCGTTCGCTCAAGATAGGCGGCGGCATGGAGCCGGATCTCGACATGGGGCCGCTTATCAGCGCCGCGCATCGCAACAAGGTCACGGGCTATATCGAGGCAGGCGTCGCGGCAGGCGCCAGGCTCGTCGTCGATGGTCGCGGCCATACCGTGCCAGGCCATGAAGAAGGCTTCTTTCTCGGCGGCTCGCTCTTCGACGACGTGAAGCCCGGTATGAGCATCTATCGCGAAGAGATCTTCGGCCCGGTTCTGTCGGTTGTCCGCGTGCCCGATCTGGCCAGTGCGATCGCGCTCGTCAACGCGCACGAACTGGGGAACTGCGTATCGCTCTTCACATCTGACGGTGCCGCGGCACGCGCGTTCTCCCGGCAGATTCAGATTGGCATGGTGGGCATCAACATCCCGAGCCCGGTGCCGCCGGCGTGGCATTCGTTCGGAGGCTGGAAGCGCTCGCTATTCGGTGATCATCACGCCTACGGCGAAGAAGCTGTGCGCTTTTACACGCACTACAAGAGCGTGATGCAGCGCTGGCCGGATAGCATCGCCACAGGTGCCGAATTCACGATGCCAACAGCGAAGTAA
- a CDS encoding threonine aldolase family protein — MTTFSFLDDYSEGAHPDILRALTESNYIQQAPYGEDSYSAEATARIKARLGDTFNGAIHYVASGTMANIVSISSCLRPHEAVIAVESGHIVVREAGAIEATGHKLIVVPAVDGKLTPANIEAALASNAHFPHMAKPRLIYLSNATETGTVYSLEELRKISALARQRGLILFLDGARLGAALASSKSDATLADIASLVDIFWIGGTKVGALLGEAIVVCNPMLAEDFAFHVKQRGAMLAKGRLLGIQFQALFGDKNLFVENAKHANAMAAKLSSGIVSSGYALDAETATNQVFPLLPDAVISALKQHFAFYVWRKADNDHSVIRLVTSWATQEQQVDDFLARLAQL, encoded by the coding sequence ATGACTACTTTCAGCTTTCTCGACGACTATAGCGAAGGCGCGCATCCTGACATTCTCCGCGCCCTGACGGAATCCAACTATATCCAGCAGGCACCCTACGGCGAAGACTCGTATTCTGCCGAGGCAACGGCCCGGATCAAGGCCCGCCTGGGCGACACGTTCAACGGTGCGATCCACTACGTCGCCAGCGGGACAATGGCCAACATCGTTTCGATATCCAGTTGCCTGCGCCCGCACGAAGCCGTCATTGCAGTTGAGTCGGGACATATCGTAGTGAGGGAGGCCGGTGCTATCGAGGCAACGGGCCACAAGCTCATCGTCGTTCCCGCGGTGGACGGGAAGCTAACGCCCGCCAATATCGAGGCTGCGCTTGCGAGCAATGCACACTTTCCGCACATGGCAAAGCCTCGACTGATCTATCTGTCGAATGCAACGGAAACAGGCACTGTCTATTCGCTTGAGGAATTGCGGAAGATATCGGCGCTCGCAAGGCAACGGGGCTTGATTCTGTTTCTCGATGGCGCCCGGTTGGGCGCGGCATTGGCGTCGAGCAAGAGCGACGCGACATTGGCCGATATCGCTTCGCTCGTTGACATCTTCTGGATCGGCGGAACCAAGGTAGGTGCGCTGCTGGGTGAAGCGATCGTGGTCTGCAATCCGATGTTGGCAGAAGATTTCGCTTTTCATGTCAAGCAACGGGGCGCCATGTTAGCCAAGGGCCGGCTACTGGGCATCCAGTTTCAGGCTTTATTCGGCGACAAGAATCTGTTCGTCGAAAATGCAAAGCACGCCAATGCGATGGCGGCAAAGCTTTCGTCCGGGATCGTGTCCAGCGGTTATGCTCTCGACGCGGAAACGGCTACGAACCAGGTATTTCCACTGTTACCCGATGCTGTCATTTCCGCCTTGAAGCAACATTTTGCGTTCTACGTTTGGAGAAAGGCGGATAACGATCATTCTGTGATCCGCCTGGTAACGTCGTGGGCCACACAAGAACAGCAGGTCGACGATTTTCTGGCTCGACTCGCACAGCTTTGA